GCAATTTATTTTCTCAGTACGGCGAAATCACACCGCACCTACCCTGATAATGAATTGATACGGCACAACGAGAGTTGGTTTTACCTCAAAGGGGAGATTGCCGCTGCAGATGATGCGCGGCCGGATCCAGAACCCCACAATCTGCAGCCACTAGACTTGATGACGGTTGAAGTCTCAAATGAGTTGAGTGGCAAGAAGCGTTTCAAGTTCAATGGGATTATTCAGAAAAAACTTTCTCAGTGGATTGGTCAGTTCAATGTTGTCTTTTTCTCCCCTGAGTCACTCACTTTAGTCAAAGGGTCTCCCGCAGACCGTCGGCGTTTTATCGATCTTTTGATTTCCCAGATCAATTCGGCGTACTTGAATTCTCTCCAAAACTACCAATTTGCGCTGAAGCAGCGCAACGAGTTGCTGAAACAAGTTCGGTCGAAACAGGCCAGGCCAGACTTCCTCGATCCGTGGGATGATACACTCATTGCCGAAGGAATCTCTATCGTCCAAACACGTGCGAGACTTTTTGACCAATTAAAGGCTTACGTTGGAGCCAAGCACGCCGAATTGACCGGAGATCGTGAGATACTCGAATTGAAATACCAACCTTCTCCTGAAAAGATTAATGACGCGATCGAGCAGGAGGCGACAGAACTATTTCGCAAGGGGCTACAATCTTCCCGATCTTACGATATTCTGCGGGGTATGACTTCGGTGGGGCCCCACCGGGACGATTTCAAATTAATACTGGAATCGCAGTCTGCCGGAGCGATGTATTTTCAGGAAGCAAAGGCTTTTGGATCGCAGGGGCAACAACGAACAATTGCCTTAGCCCTCAAACTTGGGGAATTGGAATTAATACGTGAAACCACAGGTAAAACTCCTATCGTTCTATTGGATGACGTTTTCTCAGAATTGGATGAGGAGCGTTCGTCCTTTTTATTTCACTTGCTCGGACGATTGAATGCACAAACATTCATCACTTCAACGCGGCAGGAGGCATGGGTGCCAGAGTTAGGTGATTGCCGCGTATTTACGGTGCATGATGGACAAGTCAACTGAGAAAACAGAACGGATCGATCTGCTGCTTGATGGGCTGATTCGTGATTATGGATTGGATCACAAAGTTCTTGAAACACAAGTCTTTGCCGCTTGGAAAGGAGCGGTGGGTGCGCTGATCGCTCGCAACACTCAGCCGATTTCACTCGTTAATGGGAAATTAACAGTTTATGCTCTCGCCCCTGTCTGGGTCAACGAACTCCAGGTATCGAGAGGGAAAATAATTCCCAAGATCAACAAAGCTGTCAATTTTCCTGCGGTGAAAACCTTGGAATTTTCTGTTAAGCCGATTCATTCGACAAAATATTCAAAAAGTCAACGTTTTCACCGTCCAAAACGTCTTAAATTAGAGACTGTTGAATTAGATAGGGAGACATTAAAACGCATTGATCAGATCGTCGCATCGGTCGAGGATCCAGATCTGAAAGCGCACTTAAAGCGACTCTTTATCAAACAGAGCCAACGCGCTTTAGTTAAAGATAA
This portion of the Candidatus Poribacteria bacterium genome encodes:
- a CDS encoding DUF721 domain-containing protein, with amino-acid sequence MDKSTEKTERIDLLLDGLIRDYGLDHKVLETQVFAAWKGAVGALIARNTQPISLVNGKLTVYALAPVWVNELQVSRGKIIPKINKAVNFPAVKTLEFSVKPIHSTKYSKSQRFHRPKRLKLETVELDRETLKRIDQIVASVEDPDLKAHLKRLFIKQSQRALVKDNLSC
- the recF gene encoding DNA replication/repair protein RecF: MRLNQLVLRNFRSYTDCEVEFTDRVNLIVGENAQGKTTLLEAIYFLSTAKSHRTYPDNELIRHNESWFYLKGEIAAADDARPDPEPHNLQPLDLMTVEVSNELSGKKRFKFNGIIQKKLSQWIGQFNVVFFSPESLTLVKGSPADRRRFIDLLISQINSAYLNSLQNYQFALKQRNELLKQVRSKQARPDFLDPWDDTLIAEGISIVQTRARLFDQLKAYVGAKHAELTGDREILELKYQPSPEKINDAIEQEATELFRKGLQSSRSYDILRGMTSVGPHRDDFKLILESQSAGAMYFQEAKAFGSQGQQRTIALALKLGELELIRETTGKTPIVLLDDVFSELDEERSSFLFHLLGRLNAQTFITSTRQEAWVPELGDCRVFTVHDGQVN